The Coffea arabica cultivar ET-39 chromosome 6e, Coffea Arabica ET-39 HiFi, whole genome shotgun sequence genome contains the following window.
ATTTTTGTTGGTATGTTTCCAACTCTATGTTTTCTAACATGTTTGTCTGCATTTAACAACCATCCTAATACACTGGCCAAtatcgcaacggatcttctgtcccacatcctgtgccactttttattatattgctatttctccttcataaacatcatgttttaattcttttttgtttccttgagatccaataactattaattgagtaatacacaaaatttaacaaactcaaaaaaatcaaaatgcataaaaaatgacatttttttatgaattttctgctgtattttttaattttctattatatattacttttttgaaactgttgtatttattttttacttaattaatagttattgaatcttaaggaaacaaaaaagaattaaaacatgatgtttatgtaagagaaatagcaatataataaaaagtggcacAGAGAGTGGCATagggtgtgggacagaagatccgttgcgggcCAATATACTAAGTAAATTTATAATGCTATACTGTGTACTGTATACATATCATTTCTACACTAGCCATGTTTATATAATTCtcttttctacttttcttttttaattttatactaTCTTATTGTCCTATTCGTCTACTTGAATAGATTTATGCATGCAACTCTCATttggttttttcctttttctttttaatctcaTTTGGTTATAATGTCTTAGGTGGTGAATACCTTAAAACAAGTTAGTTACTATTTCATCTTATTTTTTTCCATATCAACAACCTTATTTCTAAAGTGAATTTATAATTTGAATAGAAGTTATGCATGGTGCATCCAATCGAGTAATGTAAAACAAGCCTTCACACTGCCAGTGATGGAAACACATATCCCAAGTAAAAGACTTACCAAgccaagttttcaatttttttttttgtttgtcacAATTTCCTTCTTGTATTGTTTCCTAGGATGAGATTAACAGATGCAATGCATCAACTTAATTTGTTATACAGGTCACAGAACTCAAATGTGGTGGCCTAGTGATTGGATGCACATTTGATCACAGAGTAGCAGATGCTCATTCTGCTAACATGTTCTTTACAGCATGGGCAGAGATTGCTCAAGCAAAAGGCACTGCAACTTACACTGCACCATCCCTCAGGCGCTCAATGTTGAATCCCCGACGCCCTACTACCTACGATGCAGCAATCGATGACTTATACGTATTATTGTCATCTTTACCACCACCAAAAGAGCCGAAAGCTAGCGATGATCGCCTCTTGAGTCGCATCTACTACATAGAAGGGAAAGAAATCGGACAACTTCAATCCATGGCTAGTTACAATGGATGCAGAAGGACGAAACTCGAGTCTTTCAGCGCCTTCCTGTGGAAAACCATAGCAGAAGGGAGTTGTGCACAAATTAAAAAAGTTAACCTAGGCATTGTCGTCGATGGACGTAAAAGGCTAAAGGGGAGGGATAATGAAGAGAAAAAATTTTCCATGCAAAACTATTTTGGGAATGTGCTGTCAATCCCATATGCTGAAGCAAGTGTATGTGACCTCAAGGAAATGAATCTTGAAGGGGTGGCAGATATGATCCATGCATGCATAGAGGGTGCAAACAAGGAAGATCATTTCTTGGGGTTGATTGATTGGGTTGAGGAACATCGACCGCAGCCAGCTGCCGCAGCAGTCTATTTCAAAAATAGTGAAGACGAAGAAGCAATCGTGATTTCCTCAGGGCTAAGGTTTCCAGTGGCTCAAATGAATTTTGGATGGGGAATGCCTGATTTTGGATCCTACCATTTTCATTGGGGTGGCCAGACTGGATACGTAATGCCTATGCCAAGTGTGAGTAGAGAAGGAGATTGGATTGTTTACATGAATCTCTTGAAGAAGCATTTGGATATTGTGGAATCTAAGTCTGCTCATGTGTTTAGGCCATTGAATCCTGCTTATTTGAAGATGAACAAAGGCTGCTGGATGTAACTTTTCTCCGCAttgagaaaaaacaaaaagaagaagaagaagaagaaaacaaaagcaacttTTCTCCACATTCCAAGAGAAAAGTTCTTTGGGTTTTAAATAAAGAGACAGAAACACCATTTTATGTATGTAGAGAGGTCCAAAATTCTCCACCATCAGCATATAGTAGTTTAAGGATGAAGTGATTGCATTTTTGCATGACTTCATCTTTAAATTACTAGAGTGGACCTATGTTTGCAATTAAGTCTTTTTCTATTAGTATATGTAGCGTCGTTACTCTTTGGAACTCAACTTTTTTAAATCTATATTCCTCACAAGTTCATATTTGCGTATACAAGTATACAACATCAAATTAAAGGGCAATCCTCAGAATACTAATTTAAAATGTAGCCACTAGCAAGAGACAAACATTTGAAGACAATAATGTCATTAAGCATTTAAGATCAAACTTGTCACATTGTGAACCTGTAATACTAGCTTTACACCACACTAGGAGGCATGGACCGCGCGTTGCGCGGTGGCAATTTATCATGAATGCCCATAaagcatttgtaatatgtaatataatttgaaaaataaaaaagaaattgacTTTGTTAGATAACACAAGCCAATTACTAATGCACATCAACAACATGACAAgcatttcaaaaattaatataCGGCCTCAAATCATCACAAACTTGTCAAAGAAAGCTAGATACATATTGTATGAGAAAACTTGCACCCTTTTCACATAGGCAGCATATACAGTTTGCCTTAGTAGCTAAAAAGAAGACTATTATGTTACATTTCTCTATTTTGACACTTGCTATAACGATTACATGCAACAGAAATTCACTTCATTAAGCATAAACAACTTTGAGGTCACTCGTCAGTCGCCATCAGCAACACAAACTGAGCCAAATTGCACTTGAGCCTAGGTTTTGAATGCCTTAGAAGTCCCATGATAAATCTACACCATAAGCTTTCTCCTTTTTAGATGTAAGTATCAACCCATCCTATTAAAATTACAATAAGGAACAGTTAGTTATCATCCTATTTATACCAGTGAAGAACcaaaaacacaacaaatgaaATCAAGGTTTTAAGAAAGTAAAAGTTAGCTTGGAATCTATGAAGCCTGACCATGTAATGTTCAATACAAATACCTTCAATATCATAGTTGAAGTCCCAACCAAGTTTTTTCCTTGTTGAGAGTGTAATTTGAGTTACAATCATGAACACCCAGTGCAATGTGGATGGATGGCTTCAAAACAGAGAACCATATCAGCCATTTCATTAACGCTTACCATTTCATCCCTACCACTAATAAAATTGAAGAATATTAAGTTAAGATTAACTTTTAAGTTAATAGGGAGAATTATAGTGTGTATACTCAACCAAGCATAACGACACAGATACATAATCAGTATTCTTAAATAGAATTTCACTTTCAATTAAATAATATAGTGTATGCTCAACCAAACATAACTACACAAATATGAACCAAAGTTGGAACAGTAGAACCCCCTTTGGCTCTATGTCTTATATGTTGAAAGTCCaactcaaagaaaaaaaaatgggaaaataaatGGCCAGACCCTCTTTAGTGCTTGGAAAATATCGATATCACCTAAGAGCACCTTCAATACACGCAAAAATAATGTTATAAAATTGGTAGACTACAACAGGCATTGAATCAGATTCATTAAACTTCGTATTCATTAACAATTGCTTAATATCAAAATAAAGGCATGAGTTGAGGCATAGAAAAACCTAACATTCTTTGCTAGTATGTGCATTTAAATAAACCTAACAAATGGCATTTAACCAACAATATATCACCTCAAGCATAGAAAAtgatctgtgtgtacctctATATATTATAGTCCTTGTGTTCATCTCCTAATATGTATATGATAGCCATTGGCATAACAAAACTTCAGTAATCCTGCAACATTGTAGACCTGTG
Protein-coding sequences here:
- the LOC113696952 gene encoding coniferyl alcohol acyltransferase-like, which translates into the protein MGSCGFLVNVKRSEVVAAASAQEHWLPMSNLDLLLPPLDVGVFFCYKKNNDTTSIPEKNLMTTPTESMVAAVKKALAQALVSFYPFAGEVVQNRLGEPELLCNNRGVDFLDAFADIELKDLDLYHPDTSIHGNFVPFKKQGVLSIQVTELKCGGLVIGCTFDHRVADAHSANMFFTAWAEIAQAKGTATYTAPSLRRSMLNPRRPTTYDAAIDDLYVLLSSLPPPKEPKASDDRLLSRIYYIEGKEIGQLQSMASYNGCRRTKLESFSAFLWKTIAEGSCAQIKKVNLGIVVDGRKRLKGRDNEEKKFSMQNYFGNVLSIPYAEASVCDLKEMNLEGVADMIHACIEGANKEDHFLGLIDWVEEHRPQPAAAAVYFKNSEDEEAIVISSGLRFPVAQMNFGWGMPDFGSYHFHWGGQTGYVMPMPSVSREGDWIVYMNLLKKHLDIVESKSAHVFRPLNPAYLKMNKGCWM